From a region of the Solanum stenotomum isolate F172 chromosome 2, ASM1918654v1, whole genome shotgun sequence genome:
- the LOC125854978 gene encoding mediator of RNA polymerase II transcription subunit 15a isoform X12 → MDSGDWRTQLLPDSRQRIVNKIMETLKRHLPVSGQEGVQELKKIAVRFEEKIYSAATSQQDYLRKISLKMLTMETKSQTPMTNSVQPNPASSGQNALGPGSHSMQSQVNSQAQQLPVPMVANQTQTRQPLLQQNLQNNMASTGLQNSASLAPSLPSVSNLTQGTMPNVVGQNSNLQTMQNMPNVGQNLVGNAIGQGMPPNMVANSQRQMQGRQQQVVSQQQQQQSQTTQQYLYQQQLHQHQMMKQKFQPGSTSQSLMQSHMQQQPQEQQQQPPQQQQNLLQSTQTQPSQQAMMQPSSIQSTSLSNLQQNQQSNAQQSTQSVLHQRQQSVLRQQQAPMLHQQQSSMLQQPILPAQQHQQQQQQQQQLIAQQTNVANLQQNQLMSQQNTMPDVQQRLVGQQNNYNSLQQQQLLNPQNSFQNMHQQQLGSQSNIAGVQQQQLSGSQQPGNSGLTSNQHPIHLMQQPKVPVQQQMLQSTTTLLPNQGQQSQSQPAQQQMMSQSQSQPGQLQPPLGLQQQANQLQREMQQRLQPSAPLLQQQNVMEQQKQLYQSQRVAPEASSNSTAQTGNANAADWQEEVYQKIKSMKESYLAELNDLYHKIASKVQQRPQNEQIEKLKMFKITLERIVLFLRLNKQDIQLSHKEKLVSVEKHISFFLSSNRPRSKPSSSPLQGQLPQSSMQLQQPQSLDGQSNPSMQPVQGSMAAMPQNNLTNLQHNTLSGVSTISNSQQHMINTVQPGSTVDLGQGNSLNSLQQVATGSLQQNPVNSPQQVNMSSLSSQSGTNSVQANLGSLQQNSNALQQSLPKQHEQQMLQNQQLRQQYHHRHMQQQLFQRQQIIQQQQAKQQQTTLLPTHQMSQLQQMTDANDLKIRQQMGIKTGVLQQQQSVGQRVGSHHPQLKPGISSPQLHQALSPQVTQHPSPQIDQQNMLASLTKAGTPLQSASSPFVVPSPSTPLAPSPMPGDSEKVCAGLGSHTTSGNIMHQQATVASAPAQSLAIGTPGISASPLLAEFTPLDGTHANVSAAVPGRSSVEQPLDRLMRAVKNMSDKALQSSVQDICSVVSMNDRIAGSAPGNGSRAAVGEDLVAMTKCRLQARNYFTQDGPTGTKKMKRYTTSNVVSSSCSLNDSFWQLSYSETPELESTATSNAKRPKIEVNIALVEEIQKINRQLIDTVVEISDEGVDPSALAAATEGGEGTTVKCSFTAVALSPNLKALYASAQMSPIQPLRLLVPVNYPNCSPILLDKFPVEVSKEYEDLSTKAKSRFSVSLRSLSQPMSLKDIAKTWDVCARAVICEYAQQSGGGTFSSKYGSWENCSIAA, encoded by the exons ATGGATTCCGGTGATTGGAGGACTCAACTTTTGCCCGATTCGCGTCAAAGGATTGTGAACAAGAT AATGGAGACCTTAAAGAGGCATCTTCCTGTTTCTGGGCAAGAAGGAGTACAGGAGCTTAAGAAAATTGCTGTGAGGTTTGAAGAAAAGATCTATTCTGCTGCTACAAGTCAG CAAGATTATCTTCGGAAGATATCTTTAAAGATGCTGACCATGGAGACAAAATCTCAAACTCCTATGACCAATTCTGTTCAGCCAAATCCTGCAAGTAGTGGTCAGAATGCCCTTGGTCCAG GATCGCACAGTATGCAATCCCAAGTTAACAGCCAAGCACAGCAACTTCCTGTACCTATGGTGGCCAATCAAACTCAAACACGACAACCACTGTTGCAGCAAAACCTTCAGAACAATATGGCATCAACTGGGCTGCAAAATTCTGCTAGCTTGGCTCCTTCACTTCCTTCTGTGAGTAATTTGACGCAGGGTACCATGCCAAATGTCGTGGGCCAGAATTCAAATTTGcaaaccatgcaaaacatgccaAATGTTGGTCAAAACTTAGTAGGAAATGCCATTGGACAAGGCATGCCTCCTAATATGGTTGCTAATTCTCAGAGGCAGATGCAGGGAAGACAACAACAGGTTGTTTCTCAACAGCAACAGCAGCAGTCCCAGACAACACAGCAATATCTTTACCAGCAGCAACTGCATCAGCATCAAATGATGAAGCAGAAATTTCAGCCGGGAAGCACATCACAGTCCTTGATGCAATCTCACATGCAGCAACAGCCGCAGGAGCAGCAGCAACAGCCACCACAGCAGCAACAAAACCTTCTACAATCTACTCAGACACAACCTTCTCAGCAAGCTATGATGCAACCTTCTTCAATACAATCAACTTCTTTGTCCAACCTTCAGCAGAATCAACAGTCAAATGCTCAACAGTCAACTCAATCTGTACTTCACCAACGGCAACAATCAGTTTTGAGACAGCAGCAGGCTCCCATGCTTCATCAACAGCAATCGTCAATGCTACAGCAACCAATTTTACCAGCGCAACAGCACCAACAAcaacagcagcagcagcagcagctgATTGCACAACAGACAAATGTTGCAAATCTCCAGCAGAACCAATTGATGAGTCAACAGAATACAATGCCTGATGTGCAGCAGAGGCTAGTGGGCCAACAGAACAACTATAACAGTCTGCAGCAGCAGCAGTTACTTAATCCGCAAAACAGCTTTCAAAATATGCATCAGCAGCAGTTGGGCTCTCAAAGTAATATTGCTGGGGTCCAGCAGCAACAGCTGTCTGGAAGTCAACAACCTGGTAACTCTGGCTTGACATCTAATCAGCACCCTATCCATTTGATGCAACAACCAAAAGTTCCTGTACAACAACAAATGCTGCAGAGTACTACAACCTTGTTACCAAACCAAGGTCAACAATCACAGTCGCAGCCAGCACAACAGCAAATGATGTCTCAGAGTCAATCACAACCAGGACAGTTACAGCCACCTTTGGGTTTGCAGCAACAGGCGAATCAATTGCAAAGAGAGATGCAACAGAGGCTTCAACCATCAGCCCCCTTGCTTCAACAGCAGAATGTAATGGAACAGCAGAAGCAGCTATATCAATCACAAAGAGTCGCACCTGAAGCCTCATCAA ATTCTACAGCTCAGACGGGAAATGCAAATGCAGCTGATTGGCAGGAGGAGGTTTACCaaaag ATAAAGTCTATGAAGGAGTCGTATTTAGCAGAGCTCAATGATCTATACCACAAAATTGCTTCTAAAGTGCAACAG CGTCCTCAAAATGAGCAAATTGAAAAGCTCAAGATGTTCAAGATTACGCTGGAACGCATTGTGCTTTTCTTGCGGCTTAACAAGCAGGATATTCAACTTTCTCACAAGGAAAAGTTGGTTTCGGTTGAGAAGCACATAAGTTTCTTTCTTAGTTCCAATAGGCCGCGCAGCaagccttcttcttctccactgCAGGGACAACTTCCTCAGTCTTCCATGCAGCTTCAGCAACCACAATCTCTTGATGGTCAATCTAATCCATCGATGCAACCTGTACAGGGTTCCATGGCAGCAATGCCGCAGAATAATCTCACCAACTTGCAACATAATACCTTGTCTGGCGTATCAACAATTTCCAACTCCCAGCAACACATGATAAATACAGTACAGCCTGGTTCCACTGTGGATTTGGGACAGGGTAATTCATTGAACTCACTGCAGCAGGTGGCTACTGGCTCTTTACAACAGAATCCTGTTAACAGTCCTCAACAAGTTAACATGAGCTCATTAAGCTCACAAAGTGGAACAAACTCCGTACAGGCAAACCTCGGTTCCCTACAGCAAAATTCAAACGCCCTGCAACAGTCACTTCCTAAGCAGCACGAGCAGCAAATGTTGCAGAACCAGCAATTAAGACAGCAATACCACCATAGGCATATGCAGCAGCAACTTTTTCAAAGACAGCAGATAATACAACAGCAGCAAGCGAAGCAACAGCAGACCACGCTATTGCCAACCCACCAGATGTCTCAGCTTCAACAGATGACTGATGCTAATGACCTAAAGATAAGGCAGCAAATGGGGATAAAAACAGGAGTTTTACAGCAACAACAGTCAGTTGGCCAGCGTGTTGGATCTCATCATCCCCAATTGAAGCCAGGAATATCTTCACCTCAACTCCATCAAGCATTGTCTCCTCAGGTTACCCAACATCCTTCTCCACAAATTGACCAACAAAATATGTTGGCGTCTCTTACCAAAGCTGGGACTCCTCTCCAATCCGCAAGCTCGCCATTTGTTGTCCCTTCTCCTTCAACTCCCTTGGCTCCATCTCCAATGCCGGGGGATTCTGAAAAAGTTTGTGCTGGCCTTGGATCACATACCACATCTGGAAATATAATGCATCAGCAAGCTACTGTTGCTTCTGCACCTGCCCAATCCCTTGCAATTGGTACTCCTGGGATATCAGCCTCACCTTTGCTTGCTGAGTTTACTCCTCTAGATGGTACACATGCCAATGTCTCAGCTGCTGTTCCTGGCAGGTCAAGTGTTGAACAACCATTGGATCGCTTGATGAGAGCG gTTAAAAACATGTCTGACAAAGCATTGCAGTCGTCAGTTCAAGACATCTGTTCAGTTGTCAGTATGAATGATAGAATAGCAGGATCTGCTCCAGGAAATGGATCAAGAGCAGCTGTTGGCGAAGATTTGGTTGCCATGACCAAATGTCGTCTCCAAGCGAGAAACTACTTTACGCAGGATGGACCTACAGGAACAAAGAAAATGAAGCGATATACAACTTCCAACGTTGTGTCGTCAAGCTGCAGTTTAAATGATAGTTTCTGGCAGCTGAGTTATTCTGAAACACCTGAGTTAGAGTCAACAGCAACATCTAATGCCAAAAGACCTAAAATAGAG GTTAATATTGCACTGGTTGAagagatacaaaaaatcaaTCGGCAACTTATCGACACTGTTGTAGAAATTAGTGACGAAGGTGTTGATCCAAGTGCTCTTGCTGCTGCAACAGAGGGCGGTGAAGGCACTACTGTTAAGTGTTCTTTCACTGCCGTTGCGTTGAGTCCAAACTTAAAAGCACTGTATGCTTCAGCGCAGATG TCTCCAATTCAGCCTTTGAGATTGCTCGTTCCAGTTAATTATCCAAACTGCTCTCCGATTTTGTTGGACAAGTTTCCAGTTGAAGTCAG TAAAGAGTATGAAGATCTATCCACGAAGGCCAAGTCAAGGTTTAGTGTCTCCCTGCGAAGTCTTTCACAGCCAATGTCTTTAAAAGACATAGCCAAGACTTGGGATGTTTGTGCTCGTGCTGTAATTTGTGAATATGCACAGCAAAGTGGAGGAGGAACCTTCAGCTCAAAGTACGGGTCTTGGGAGAACTGTTCGATTGCAGCATGA
- the LOC125854978 gene encoding mediator of RNA polymerase II transcription subunit 15a isoform X1: MDSGDWRTQLLPDSRQRIVNKIMETLKRHLPVSGQEGVQELKKIAVRFEEKIYSAATSQQDYLRKISLKMLTMETKSQTPMTNSVQPNPASSGQNALGPGSHSMQSQVNSQAQQLPVPMVANQTQTRQPLLQQNLQNNMASTGLQNSASLAPSLPSVSNLTQGTMPNVVGQNSNLQTMQNMPNVGQNLVGNAIGQGMPPNMVANSQRQMQGRQQQVVSQQQQQQSQTTQQYLYQQQLHQHQMMKQKFQPGSTSQSLMQSHMQQQPQEQQQQPPQQQQNLLQSTQTQPSQQAMMQPSSIQSTSLSNLQQNQQSNAQQSTQSVLHQRQQSVLRQQQAPMLHQQQSSMLQQPILPAQQHQQQQQQQQQLIAQQTNVANLQQNQLMSQQNTMPDVQQRLVGQQNNYNSLQQQQLLNPQNSFQNMHQQQLGSQSNIAGVQQQQLSGSQQPGNSGLTSNQHPIHLMQQPKVPVQQQMLQSTTTLLPNQGQQSQSQPAQQQMMSQSQSQPGQLQPPLGLQQQANQLQREMQQRLQPSAPLLQQQNVMEQQKQLYQSQRVAPEASSNSTAQTGNANAADWQEEVYQKIKSMKESYLAELNDLYHKIASKVQQHDSLPQRPQNEQIEKLKMFKITLERIVLFLRLNKQDIQLSHKEKLVSVEKHISFFLSSNRPRSKPSSSPLQGQLPQSSMQLQQPQSLDGQSNPSMQPVQGSMAAMPQNNLTNLQHNTLSGVSTISNSQQHMINTVQPGSTVDLGQGNSLNSLQQVATGSLQQNPVNSPQQVNMSSLSSQSGTNSVQANLGSLQQNSNALQQSLPKQHEQQMLQNQQLRQQYHHRHMQQQLFQRQQIIQQQQAKQQQTTLLPTHQMSQLQQMTDANDLKIRQQMGIKTGVLQQQQSVGQRVGSHHPQLKPGISSPQLHQALSPQVTQHPSPQIDQQNMLASLTKAGTPLQSASSPFVVPSPSTPLAPSPMPGDSEKVCAGLGSHTTSGNIMHQQATVASAPAQSLAIGTPGISASPLLAEFTPLDGTHANVSAAVPGRSSVEQPLDRLMRAVKNMSDKALQSSVQDICSVVSMNDRIAGSAPGNGSRAAVGEDLVAMTKCRLQARNYFTQDGPTGTKKMKRYTTSNVVSSSCSLNDSFWQLSYSETPELESTATSNAKRPKIEVNIALVEEIQKINRQLIDTVVEISDEGVDPSALAAATEGGEGTTVKCSFTAVALSPNLKALYASAQMSPIQPLRLLVPVNYPNCSPILLDKFPVEVSKEYEDLSTKAKSRFSVSLRSLSQPMSLKDIAKTWDVCARAVICEYAQQSGGGTFSSKYGSWENCSIAA; the protein is encoded by the exons ATGGATTCCGGTGATTGGAGGACTCAACTTTTGCCCGATTCGCGTCAAAGGATTGTGAACAAGAT AATGGAGACCTTAAAGAGGCATCTTCCTGTTTCTGGGCAAGAAGGAGTACAGGAGCTTAAGAAAATTGCTGTGAGGTTTGAAGAAAAGATCTATTCTGCTGCTACAAGTCAG CAAGATTATCTTCGGAAGATATCTTTAAAGATGCTGACCATGGAGACAAAATCTCAAACTCCTATGACCAATTCTGTTCAGCCAAATCCTGCAAGTAGTGGTCAGAATGCCCTTGGTCCAG GATCGCACAGTATGCAATCCCAAGTTAACAGCCAAGCACAGCAACTTCCTGTACCTATGGTGGCCAATCAAACTCAAACACGACAACCACTGTTGCAGCAAAACCTTCAGAACAATATGGCATCAACTGGGCTGCAAAATTCTGCTAGCTTGGCTCCTTCACTTCCTTCTGTGAGTAATTTGACGCAGGGTACCATGCCAAATGTCGTGGGCCAGAATTCAAATTTGcaaaccatgcaaaacatgccaAATGTTGGTCAAAACTTAGTAGGAAATGCCATTGGACAAGGCATGCCTCCTAATATGGTTGCTAATTCTCAGAGGCAGATGCAGGGAAGACAACAACAGGTTGTTTCTCAACAGCAACAGCAGCAGTCCCAGACAACACAGCAATATCTTTACCAGCAGCAACTGCATCAGCATCAAATGATGAAGCAGAAATTTCAGCCGGGAAGCACATCACAGTCCTTGATGCAATCTCACATGCAGCAACAGCCGCAGGAGCAGCAGCAACAGCCACCACAGCAGCAACAAAACCTTCTACAATCTACTCAGACACAACCTTCTCAGCAAGCTATGATGCAACCTTCTTCAATACAATCAACTTCTTTGTCCAACCTTCAGCAGAATCAACAGTCAAATGCTCAACAGTCAACTCAATCTGTACTTCACCAACGGCAACAATCAGTTTTGAGACAGCAGCAGGCTCCCATGCTTCATCAACAGCAATCGTCAATGCTACAGCAACCAATTTTACCAGCGCAACAGCACCAACAAcaacagcagcagcagcagcagctgATTGCACAACAGACAAATGTTGCAAATCTCCAGCAGAACCAATTGATGAGTCAACAGAATACAATGCCTGATGTGCAGCAGAGGCTAGTGGGCCAACAGAACAACTATAACAGTCTGCAGCAGCAGCAGTTACTTAATCCGCAAAACAGCTTTCAAAATATGCATCAGCAGCAGTTGGGCTCTCAAAGTAATATTGCTGGGGTCCAGCAGCAACAGCTGTCTGGAAGTCAACAACCTGGTAACTCTGGCTTGACATCTAATCAGCACCCTATCCATTTGATGCAACAACCAAAAGTTCCTGTACAACAACAAATGCTGCAGAGTACTACAACCTTGTTACCAAACCAAGGTCAACAATCACAGTCGCAGCCAGCACAACAGCAAATGATGTCTCAGAGTCAATCACAACCAGGACAGTTACAGCCACCTTTGGGTTTGCAGCAACAGGCGAATCAATTGCAAAGAGAGATGCAACAGAGGCTTCAACCATCAGCCCCCTTGCTTCAACAGCAGAATGTAATGGAACAGCAGAAGCAGCTATATCAATCACAAAGAGTCGCACCTGAAGCCTCATCAA ATTCTACAGCTCAGACGGGAAATGCAAATGCAGCTGATTGGCAGGAGGAGGTTTACCaaaag ATAAAGTCTATGAAGGAGTCGTATTTAGCAGAGCTCAATGATCTATACCACAAAATTGCTTCTAAAGTGCAACAG CATGATTCTCTTCCTCAGCGTCCTCAAAATGAGCAAATTGAAAAGCTCAAGATGTTCAAGATTACGCTGGAACGCATTGTGCTTTTCTTGCGGCTTAACAAGCAGGATATTCAACTTTCTCACAAGGAAAAGTTGGTTTCGGTTGAGAAGCACATAAGTTTCTTTCTTAGTTCCAATAGGCCGCGCAGCaagccttcttcttctccactgCAGGGACAACTTCCTCAGTCTTCCATGCAGCTTCAGCAACCACAATCTCTTGATGGTCAATCTAATCCATCGATGCAACCTGTACAGGGTTCCATGGCAGCAATGCCGCAGAATAATCTCACCAACTTGCAACATAATACCTTGTCTGGCGTATCAACAATTTCCAACTCCCAGCAACACATGATAAATACAGTACAGCCTGGTTCCACTGTGGATTTGGGACAGGGTAATTCATTGAACTCACTGCAGCAGGTGGCTACTGGCTCTTTACAACAGAATCCTGTTAACAGTCCTCAACAAGTTAACATGAGCTCATTAAGCTCACAAAGTGGAACAAACTCCGTACAGGCAAACCTCGGTTCCCTACAGCAAAATTCAAACGCCCTGCAACAGTCACTTCCTAAGCAGCACGAGCAGCAAATGTTGCAGAACCAGCAATTAAGACAGCAATACCACCATAGGCATATGCAGCAGCAACTTTTTCAAAGACAGCAGATAATACAACAGCAGCAAGCGAAGCAACAGCAGACCACGCTATTGCCAACCCACCAGATGTCTCAGCTTCAACAGATGACTGATGCTAATGACCTAAAGATAAGGCAGCAAATGGGGATAAAAACAGGAGTTTTACAGCAACAACAGTCAGTTGGCCAGCGTGTTGGATCTCATCATCCCCAATTGAAGCCAGGAATATCTTCACCTCAACTCCATCAAGCATTGTCTCCTCAGGTTACCCAACATCCTTCTCCACAAATTGACCAACAAAATATGTTGGCGTCTCTTACCAAAGCTGGGACTCCTCTCCAATCCGCAAGCTCGCCATTTGTTGTCCCTTCTCCTTCAACTCCCTTGGCTCCATCTCCAATGCCGGGGGATTCTGAAAAAGTTTGTGCTGGCCTTGGATCACATACCACATCTGGAAATATAATGCATCAGCAAGCTACTGTTGCTTCTGCACCTGCCCAATCCCTTGCAATTGGTACTCCTGGGATATCAGCCTCACCTTTGCTTGCTGAGTTTACTCCTCTAGATGGTACACATGCCAATGTCTCAGCTGCTGTTCCTGGCAGGTCAAGTGTTGAACAACCATTGGATCGCTTGATGAGAGCG gTTAAAAACATGTCTGACAAAGCATTGCAGTCGTCAGTTCAAGACATCTGTTCAGTTGTCAGTATGAATGATAGAATAGCAGGATCTGCTCCAGGAAATGGATCAAGAGCAGCTGTTGGCGAAGATTTGGTTGCCATGACCAAATGTCGTCTCCAAGCGAGAAACTACTTTACGCAGGATGGACCTACAGGAACAAAGAAAATGAAGCGATATACAACTTCCAACGTTGTGTCGTCAAGCTGCAGTTTAAATGATAGTTTCTGGCAGCTGAGTTATTCTGAAACACCTGAGTTAGAGTCAACAGCAACATCTAATGCCAAAAGACCTAAAATAGAG GTTAATATTGCACTGGTTGAagagatacaaaaaatcaaTCGGCAACTTATCGACACTGTTGTAGAAATTAGTGACGAAGGTGTTGATCCAAGTGCTCTTGCTGCTGCAACAGAGGGCGGTGAAGGCACTACTGTTAAGTGTTCTTTCACTGCCGTTGCGTTGAGTCCAAACTTAAAAGCACTGTATGCTTCAGCGCAGATG TCTCCAATTCAGCCTTTGAGATTGCTCGTTCCAGTTAATTATCCAAACTGCTCTCCGATTTTGTTGGACAAGTTTCCAGTTGAAGTCAG TAAAGAGTATGAAGATCTATCCACGAAGGCCAAGTCAAGGTTTAGTGTCTCCCTGCGAAGTCTTTCACAGCCAATGTCTTTAAAAGACATAGCCAAGACTTGGGATGTTTGTGCTCGTGCTGTAATTTGTGAATATGCACAGCAAAGTGGAGGAGGAACCTTCAGCTCAAAGTACGGGTCTTGGGAGAACTGTTCGATTGCAGCATGA